From the genome of candidate division TA06 bacterium:
ACCCAGTAGGGCGGGGTAACCGGGTTGCCGCTATTGTCAAAGGCCGCGGCGGTAAACTCCAGCGACCGACCCGGCTCCAGCGCCGATTGCCGGGGTTTTACCTTGACGGTATAACGCTGGATTTTTTCTTCCACTATTACCAGTGATTTAGCGGTTCCCGTTCCGGTTTCGTTTTTGGCCGATACCTTGATCATTCCCACGCCCGGTTTTTTGCCGGCGGTGAAATTTCCGGAGCCATCTATGGTCCCCAGACCGGATGGTTCCACCTGGAATTCAACTGCCGCCGCCACCGGGTTGCCGTCCCGGTCATTGACCGAGACCGAAAATACTACGTTTTCACCGGGCTTTAAATTTACCTTGGCCGGGGTCATCTCCACCATCAGTTTTTGAGGCTTCGGCTTCGCCCCCACTGTTATTTTGGCCTGTCCCATTCCTTTGAATTTGTCGGACCTGGCCAGGGCCACTATCCGCCCGGTCCCCTGATTTAAAGAGGTAAAATTTCCGTTCTGGTCTATGGTTCCCAGGCCGGCCGGTACCACCTGCCAGGAAATGACGGCGGCTGTCGCCGGTTCGCCGTCCAAATGGCTGATCTCGGCCGAAAATTGTTCGGCGGTTCCCGGTTCCAACCGGGCCGAGCCTGGGCTTACTTTGACGGTCAACCCCTCGGCTTTGCCGCCTACGATTTTGATCAGGGCGTGGCCCAAAAGCCTTTTATCGCCGTCCCGTATCGCGGCCCGCACAATCCCCTGCCCGGCCGAGCTTCCGGCGGTAAAAAGTCCTTTATCATCCATGGTCCCCAAAGACGGCGGAAGCACCTGCCAAAGTATGGCCGCCTGTTCCTGGCCCGGCACCGAGAACCGGATCGCGCCTCCAGGTATAACTTCGGCCGGGTTGGGCGATACTTCCAGTTGCTGGGCCAGGGCTATTCCTGTAACAGCGGCCAAAAGTAAAATTATTAGATTGATTTTTTTCATGAGCGTTCCTCCAGCAGGTAAAAGCTCCAGCTTTTATTGGCCTCCCGCCCCGCCGGGTCGGTTAAAGACACCAGCACCACGTGCTGGCCGGGCGCCAGGCTTTGGGGGGCGATGGTCAGATAATCTTCCTTAATTTGGTACTGGGTGGAAGCCAGGGGCTGGCCGTCAATGGTTACCTTTATGTGATCGCGGCCTTGAGCTGCGGGGTAAAACGAGGCCACGATATTAATATCCCGGCTCTCGGCCACATCCCGGTCCCCGGGCCAGACCGGATATATTTGGCAGGGCTCGCCGGCCGTCGGAGCAACGGCGGCAATGTTTTTCTTGAGTCTACCGGGAACATTACCGGGAACCGCCCTCGGATTAGGATTTTGGATTACAGCCTGAGGAGCAAAAACATTTTCCGGCGCCGGTGCCCGCAAGAACAGCAACAGTATAGCAATTATCATCAGGGCCGAGGCAGCCAAAGAAAGCCGGGCCGGCTGCAGTAAGAAAAATTTCGGTCTGGCTTCAGCCCGGTTTATTCTGGCCCATAGTTTGGCCTGAAAATAGGGAGGAAGCTCAGCGCTGGGCTGGCTCCGCAGAAGCGATTCCAGCTCGCTTTGCCCCGATACCAGAGCCCGGCAGTCCGGGCATTCCCGGATATGGCTCTGGGCCTGGGGCGGCAAAGCAAGGCCGGGGTTCTCCCGGAAAAATATTTCAATTTGCTGACAGTTCATTTTTTCCCCCCTGATTATTGGCGACGTTCAAGCCGCTAAGCTTTTGAGCCAGGATCTGGCGGCCCCGCCACAAACGCGATTTTACGGTGCCCGGAGAACAGTCCAATATTTTGGCGATATCGTCGCAGGCCTGGTCCTCAAAATAATACAGCGCCACCGTTTCTTTGAATTCCGCCGGCAGTCCGGCCACCGCCTGCCGGACGATTCTTTCCTGGGATAATTTCTCGATATTTTCCATCTGTTCCAGGGCTTTAGGGTCGGACGCTTCTTCTTCGGGCATCCTTTCGCCCAGGCCAAAGAACGATCTTACTTTTTGTTTCCTTAAATGTCTGCGGTGATGGTTGACGGCTAT
Proteins encoded in this window:
- a CDS encoding sigma-70 family RNA polymerase sigma factor; its protein translation is MTENSKIEFDRIVQKYDKRLFNLLFRLTGDYDLAQDLAQEVFLIAYKEYSKFRGESNFFTWLYRIAVNHHRRHLRKQKVRSFFGLGERMPEEEASDPKALEQMENIEKLSQERIVRQAVAGLPAEFKETVALYYFEDQACDDIAKILDCSPGTVKSRLWRGRQILAQKLSGLNVANNQGGKNELSAN